A genomic window from Streptomyces sp. WMMC940 includes:
- a CDS encoding metallophosphoesterase family protein, which yields MARAHELLHAGLVRLKRHYRSHHTNPVSTLVHRPHPYGRAFGLVAVVLLGAWLGLLVVGAVRTPVGPVDTNMALRPSLSGGTKINVSPLGALDLDSHTAPIRLDVNIDRLDPIRSQALVEHPERLAGLQEEIGQDVTDGTRELALRSCVAVVSGATALGLVVYRRPRRALAAGGLALVLLAAAGVSAWATWNPKSVLEPRFSGLLSSAPSVVGNARSIVTEFDVYQKELARLVTNVTKLYEATSTLPVYQPDPGTMRVLHVSDIHLNPASWHIIGSLVEQYDIDVIIDSGDTMDHGTAAENTFLDPIPDLGAPYVWVRGNHDSPVTQRYLQRLKNVHVLDEGRAVTVAGLRVAGTGDPQFTPDRSTVPAGDPAERMAGIRLASALRDQSAAGTPVDIAVAHNPVAARETDGEVPLVLAGHVHRRDTEILPLGTRLKIEGSTGGGGLRAVEREEPEKVRTSVLYLDRDTRTLQAWDEITLGGLGLTTAEVSRHLAKAPPPQGPDATRTPSPTGLPSPAS from the coding sequence ATGGCCCGCGCCCACGAACTCCTCCATGCCGGCCTCGTCCGCCTCAAGCGCCACTACCGATCCCACCACACCAACCCCGTCAGCACCCTGGTCCACAGGCCTCACCCGTACGGCCGCGCCTTCGGGCTCGTGGCCGTCGTCCTGCTGGGGGCATGGCTGGGGCTGCTGGTCGTGGGAGCCGTCCGCACCCCGGTGGGACCCGTGGACACGAACATGGCGCTCCGCCCGTCGCTCTCCGGCGGCACGAAGATCAACGTCTCCCCGCTCGGCGCCCTCGACCTCGACTCGCACACCGCGCCGATCCGGCTCGACGTCAACATCGACCGGCTCGACCCCATCCGCTCCCAGGCACTCGTGGAGCACCCCGAGCGTCTCGCCGGACTCCAGGAGGAGATCGGCCAGGACGTCACGGACGGCACACGCGAGCTCGCCCTGCGCTCCTGCGTCGCCGTGGTCTCCGGCGCCACGGCCCTGGGCCTCGTCGTCTACCGCCGCCCGCGCCGGGCCCTCGCGGCCGGCGGCCTGGCCCTCGTGCTGCTGGCCGCCGCCGGGGTGAGCGCGTGGGCCACCTGGAACCCGAAATCCGTGCTGGAGCCCAGGTTCTCCGGCCTGCTGAGCAGCGCTCCCTCGGTCGTCGGCAACGCGCGCTCGATCGTCACCGAATTCGACGTCTACCAGAAGGAGTTGGCACGCCTCGTCACCAACGTCACCAAGCTGTACGAGGCGACCTCCACGCTGCCGGTCTACCAGCCGGACCCGGGCACCATGCGCGTGCTGCACGTCTCCGACATCCACCTCAACCCGGCCTCGTGGCACATCATCGGCTCGCTCGTGGAGCAGTACGACATCGACGTGATCATCGACTCCGGCGACACCATGGACCACGGCACGGCGGCGGAGAACACCTTCCTCGACCCGATCCCGGACCTGGGCGCGCCCTACGTCTGGGTGCGCGGCAACCACGACTCGCCCGTGACCCAGCGCTATCTCCAGCGCCTGAAGAACGTCCACGTCCTCGACGAGGGCCGCGCGGTGACGGTGGCCGGCCTACGGGTGGCGGGCACCGGCGATCCCCAGTTCACCCCGGACCGCTCGACGGTCCCCGCGGGCGATCCCGCCGAGCGCATGGCCGGCATCCGGCTCGCCTCGGCCCTGCGCGACCAGAGCGCGGCCGGCACCCCGGTCGACATCGCGGTCGCCCACAACCCCGTAGCCGCGCGCGAGACCGACGGCGAGGTGCCGCTGGTCCTGGCGGGCCACGTCCACCGCCGGGACACCGAGATCCTCCCGCTCGGCACCCGCCTCAAGATCGAAGGCTCCACGGGCGGCGGCGGCCTGCGCGCGGTCGAGCGCGAGGAGCCGGAGAAGGTCCGCACCTCCGTGCTCTACCTCGACCGCGACACGCGGACCCTTCAGGCCTGGGACGAGATCACCCTCGGCGGGCTGGGTCTCACGACGGCCGAGGTCAGCCGCCACCTGGCCAAGGCGCCACCACCGCAGGGCCCGGACGCAACCCGGACACCGTCCCCGACGGGCCTGCCGTCCCCTGCCTCGTAA
- a CDS encoding metallopeptidase family protein produces the protein MLEMTREEFEELVAEALDRIPPELTRLMDNVAVFVEDEPDPSDPELLGLYEGTPLTDRGEWYAGVLPDRITIYRGPTLRMCESREDVVEETEITVVHEIAHHFGIDDERLHALGYG, from the coding sequence GTGCTGGAGATGACGCGCGAGGAGTTCGAGGAACTGGTCGCCGAGGCCCTGGACAGGATCCCGCCCGAGCTGACACGTCTGATGGACAACGTCGCCGTGTTCGTCGAGGACGAACCCGACCCGTCCGACCCCGAGCTGCTCGGGCTCTACGAGGGGACTCCGCTCACGGACCGCGGGGAGTGGTACGCGGGCGTGCTGCCGGACCGGATCACGATCTACCGGGGGCCGACGCTCCGGATGTGCGAGTCGCGCGAGGACGTGGTCGAGGAGACCGAGATCACGGTCGTCCACGAGATCGCGCACCATTTCGGGATCGACGACGAGCGGCTGCACGCGCTGGGTTACGGATGA
- a CDS encoding DEAD/DEAH box helicase — translation MSISSSDRAVLPENDEIVEAGNIGNTDGTHIADEAADAAGTSEAPEVTFGDLGLPEGVVRKLAQNGVTVPFPIQAATIPDALAGKDILGRGRTGSGKTLSFGLPLLATLAGGHTEKKKPRGVILTPTRELAMQVADALQPYGDVLGLKMKVVCGGTSMGNQIYALERGVDILVATPGRLRDVINRGACSLESVRIAVLDEADQMADLGFLPEVTELLDQIPEGGQRLLFSATLENEIDSLVKRYLVDPVTHEVDPSAGAVTTMTHHVLVVKPKDKAPVTAAIAARKGRTIIFVRTQLGADRVAEQLRDAGVRSDALHGGMTQGARTRTLADFKDGYVNVLVATDVAARGIHVDGIDLVLNVDPAGDHKDYLHRSGRTARAGQSGTVVSLALPHQRRQIFRLMEDAGVDASRHIVGGAGVFDPEVAEITGARSLTEVQADSASNAAKQAEREVDQLTKQLERLQRRAVELREEADRLVARAARERGEDPEAAVAEAAQAAEADVQAVAEASVPEQPVREAREERPVREFRERRDDRRDERGNFDRRERRDNDRGDRGFERRDNDRGGFRRDDRRDNDRGGRSFERRDNDRPFNRDRRDNDRGGFRRDNDRGGFRRDNDRGGRSFERRDNDRPFNRDRRDNDRGDRGFERRDNDRGGFRRDDRRDDRGGRSFERRDHRAGSDRPFNRDRRDDRPSGGGFRSGGHDRPYGRRDDHRGGSNSGSFGGGRRDDKPRWKRNG, via the coding sequence ATGTCCATTTCCAGTTCTGACCGTGCCGTCCTGCCCGAGAACGACGAGATCGTCGAGGCCGGGAACATCGGGAACACCGACGGCACGCACATCGCCGACGAGGCCGCCGACGCCGCCGGGACGTCCGAGGCGCCCGAGGTGACCTTCGGCGACCTCGGCCTCCCCGAGGGCGTCGTCCGCAAGCTCGCCCAGAACGGTGTCACCGTCCCGTTCCCGATCCAGGCCGCGACCATCCCGGACGCCCTGGCCGGCAAGGACATCCTCGGCCGTGGCCGCACCGGCTCCGGAAAGACCCTCTCCTTCGGCCTGCCGCTGCTCGCCACCCTGGCCGGCGGCCACACCGAGAAGAAGAAGCCCCGCGGTGTCATCCTCACCCCGACGCGTGAGCTGGCCATGCAGGTCGCCGATGCGCTCCAGCCGTACGGCGACGTCCTCGGCCTGAAGATGAAGGTCGTCTGCGGCGGTACGTCCATGGGCAACCAGATCTACGCCCTGGAGCGCGGCGTCGACATCCTCGTCGCGACCCCGGGCCGCCTGCGGGACGTCATCAACCGCGGCGCCTGCTCCCTGGAGTCCGTCCGGATCGCGGTCCTCGACGAGGCCGACCAGATGGCCGACCTGGGCTTCCTGCCCGAGGTCACCGAACTGCTCGACCAGATCCCCGAGGGCGGCCAGCGCCTGCTGTTCTCCGCGACGCTGGAGAACGAGATCGACAGCCTCGTCAAGCGCTACCTGGTCGACCCGGTGACGCACGAGGTCGACCCGTCCGCGGGTGCCGTCACGACCATGACCCACCACGTCCTGGTCGTGAAGCCCAAGGACAAGGCGCCGGTCACGGCCGCCATCGCCGCCCGAAAGGGCCGCACCATCATCTTCGTCCGCACCCAGCTGGGCGCGGACCGCGTCGCCGAGCAGCTGCGGGACGCCGGAGTGCGCTCGGACGCGCTGCACGGCGGTATGACGCAGGGCGCCCGTACGCGCACGCTCGCCGACTTCAAGGACGGCTACGTCAACGTGCTGGTCGCGACCGACGTCGCCGCCCGCGGTATCCACGTCGACGGCATCGACCTGGTCCTGAACGTGGACCCGGCCGGTGACCACAAGGACTACCTGCACCGCTCGGGCCGCACCGCGCGCGCCGGCCAGTCCGGCACCGTCGTCTCGCTGGCGCTCCCGCACCAGCGCCGTCAGATCTTCCGGCTGATGGAGGACGCGGGCGTCGACGCCTCGCGCCACATCGTCGGCGGTGCCGGCGTGTTCGACCCGGAGGTCGCCGAGATCACCGGCGCCCGTTCGCTGACCGAGGTCCAGGCGGACTCCGCGAGCAACGCCGCGAAGCAGGCCGAGCGCGAGGTCGACCAGCTCACCAAGCAGCTGGAGCGTCTGCAGCGCCGTGCCGTCGAGCTGCGTGAGGAGGCCGACCGCCTCGTCGCCCGTGCGGCGCGCGAGCGGGGCGAGGACCCGGAGGCCGCGGTCGCCGAGGCCGCGCAGGCGGCGGAGGCCGACGTCCAGGCAGTCGCCGAGGCGTCCGTACCGGAGCAGCCGGTGCGTGAGGCCCGCGAGGAGCGTCCGGTCCGCGAGTTCCGTGAGCGCCGTGACGACCGTCGTGACGAGCGGGGCAACTTCGACCGCCGTGAGCGCCGGGACAACGACCGTGGTGACCGCGGTTTCGAGCGTCGCGACAACGACCGTGGCGGCTTCCGTCGTGACGACCGCCGGGACAACGACCGCGGTGGGCGTTCCTTCGAGCGGCGCGACAACGACCGTCCGTTCAACCGCGACCGTCGCGACAACGACCGCGGTGGCTTCCGTCGGGACAACGACCGCGGTGGCTTCCGCCGGGACAACGACCGCGGTGGGCGTTCCTTCGAGCGGCGTGACAACGACCGTCCGTTCAACCGCGACCGCCGGGACAACGACCGTGGTGACCGCGGTTTCGAGCGTCGCGACAACGACCGTGGCGGCTTCCGTCGTGACGACCGTCGCGACGACCGCGGCGGCCGTTCCTTCGAGCGCCGCGACCACCGCGCCGGAAGCGACCGTCCGTTCAACCGCGACCGCCGCGACGACCGCCCCTCGGGCGGCGGCTTCCGCTCCGGCGGCCACGACCGCCCGTACGGCCGCCGTGACGACCACCGCGGCGGTTCGAACTCCGGTTCCTTCGGGGGCGGTCGCCGTGACGACAAGCCTCGCTGGAAGCGCAACGGCTGA
- a CDS encoding FG-GAP-like repeat-containing protein, producing the protein MSRTSNARVRGNGRTRAALVLALATVTATGSGILTPSATAAPLSAAVAGDVTVLPPAQRFAPRATSILTAGETGYLLLQENDDRLLWIDYATGSATPLATRLPEKPRYDPETGYWDHLQRLPIGGGGYYGDGSDTVALYSASPAPHVTLQKGAGAVFADVRLPEGQSYVSTFGDTVLTRTGEAGGAPTGYHLLRHEGGTVTDTPVTGFPEGAVLQGVEDGDAKSVIIRYAVPGEPNQRWRIVDLAEAVAKPLPDRPDPDEPWVVDGFRLGGESVLRLRTGRSKADVLDRTAPDNVIRTVETGVVSYDATFATVGGSVLAVDRQNPGDNEYRGTTLWRIPDDDGDLEQVLQLADEQVAVAPDGSLLIAGATTAPARGDVDWAVHRILPKADGSLETRRLATVEPMPAHVYGLSLGSGILTTADDSTLFEPFTNIGAYRSTWLNTTGEPQAVRTTVDGLVSGRDSDCAGGSTAERCVTMWASGDGFHGRGNGTESGLTMLFENGRANWGPRLTTGFHSPEPTDLSGRFGVVRPASRGTQAVVEFRRPDSGAVLEKRTEVAAAVWGSILWSGGKDTGAVTSKTLPSGTAGESFTTLDKCVPNELQAVGRWVYWKCENASGVYDRQARRAVAAPLGSVLLGDGYFVHRGDGTGLTLYDLHAGLPASGAAADVPHRTLVSAAALGGSVVRRAGWTVDRFGGHVAYVGADERVRVVRTGVPASAITAIDSVVSAGTFDPTVAGARWAGSWWVSKPAAAWQLTVKRADTGAVVRTVSGSEGRGLIEAAWDGKDGAGKAVPGGTYRWTLTAQPSDGVGAPLVTSGDVDVVGALPPPAFRDLAGADRVGDLVSLSSAGAFAYRHGNGAGGLSGATTGHGWSTSAVAVPFGDLNGDRCNDVLVRLGSELRAYRPGCGKALTPTTPYTSLGSVWAQFNVLTSPGDLTGDGRPDMVARQASTGDVYLYADDGAGKLKARGRIGTNWKLYRAIFGAGDLNGDGIGDLLAVDGANSLWRYDGTATGTVKPRALVFAKNWGTGRNVFVGVGDLNRDGKPDLISRNAAGDLLRNNGNGAGSFGSTVRIGTGWQGYKGLF; encoded by the coding sequence TTGTCTCGTACGAGCAATGCCCGGGTGCGCGGAAACGGCCGTACCCGGGCCGCTCTCGTCCTGGCGCTGGCGACGGTGACGGCGACGGGATCCGGAATCCTCACGCCGTCGGCGACGGCAGCCCCGCTCTCCGCGGCCGTGGCCGGGGACGTGACCGTCCTGCCGCCGGCCCAGCGCTTCGCCCCGCGTGCCACCTCGATCCTCACCGCCGGCGAGACCGGCTACCTGCTGCTGCAGGAGAACGACGACCGGCTGCTCTGGATCGACTACGCGACCGGCTCGGCGACCCCGCTCGCCACGAGGCTGCCCGAGAAGCCCCGGTACGACCCCGAGACGGGCTACTGGGACCACCTCCAGCGTCTTCCGATAGGCGGGGGTGGCTACTACGGCGACGGCTCCGACACCGTCGCCCTCTACTCCGCCTCACCCGCACCGCATGTGACGCTGCAGAAGGGCGCGGGTGCCGTCTTCGCCGACGTACGACTGCCCGAGGGGCAGTCGTACGTGAGCACCTTCGGCGACACCGTGCTCACCCGCACCGGCGAGGCGGGCGGCGCGCCTACCGGCTACCACCTGCTGCGCCACGAGGGCGGCACCGTCACGGACACGCCCGTCACCGGGTTCCCCGAGGGCGCCGTCCTCCAAGGGGTCGAGGACGGCGACGCCAAGTCGGTGATCATCCGCTACGCGGTGCCCGGCGAGCCGAACCAGCGGTGGCGGATCGTGGACCTGGCGGAGGCGGTGGCGAAGCCGCTGCCGGACCGCCCGGACCCCGACGAGCCGTGGGTGGTGGACGGCTTCCGGCTCGGCGGCGAGTCGGTCCTTCGGCTGCGCACCGGGCGCTCCAAGGCCGATGTCCTCGACCGCACCGCACCGGACAACGTGATCCGCACGGTCGAGACCGGCGTGGTGTCGTACGACGCTACCTTCGCGACGGTCGGCGGCTCCGTCCTCGCGGTCGACCGCCAGAACCCCGGCGACAACGAGTACCGGGGCACGACCCTGTGGCGCATCCCGGACGACGACGGCGACCTCGAGCAGGTGCTGCAGCTGGCGGACGAGCAGGTGGCCGTCGCCCCCGACGGCTCCCTCCTGATCGCGGGGGCGACCACCGCCCCCGCACGGGGCGACGTCGACTGGGCCGTGCACCGCATCCTGCCCAAGGCGGACGGGAGCCTGGAGACGCGACGCCTGGCGACGGTCGAGCCCATGCCCGCGCACGTCTACGGACTCTCTCTCGGCAGCGGCATCCTCACCACTGCCGATGACAGCACGCTGTTTGAGCCGTTCACCAACATCGGTGCGTACCGCAGCACCTGGCTGAACACCACGGGCGAGCCGCAGGCGGTCCGTACCACGGTGGACGGCCTGGTGAGCGGAAGGGACAGCGACTGCGCCGGCGGGAGCACGGCCGAGCGCTGCGTCACGATGTGGGCGAGCGGCGACGGCTTCCACGGCCGTGGGAACGGCACCGAGTCCGGCCTCACCATGCTGTTCGAGAACGGCAGGGCGAACTGGGGCCCGCGCCTCACCACCGGGTTCCACAGCCCCGAACCGACCGACCTGTCGGGCCGGTTCGGTGTGGTCCGCCCGGCCTCCCGCGGCACCCAGGCCGTCGTCGAGTTCAGGAGGCCGGACTCCGGGGCCGTACTGGAGAAGCGGACGGAGGTCGCGGCCGCCGTCTGGGGCTCCATCCTCTGGAGCGGTGGCAAGGACACGGGTGCGGTCACCTCGAAGACCCTCCCGTCGGGCACCGCCGGCGAGTCCTTCACCACGCTCGACAAGTGCGTGCCCAACGAGCTCCAGGCCGTGGGCCGCTGGGTGTACTGGAAGTGCGAGAACGCGTCGGGCGTGTACGACCGGCAGGCCAGGCGAGCCGTCGCCGCGCCGCTCGGGAGCGTCCTGCTGGGCGACGGCTACTTCGTCCACCGGGGCGACGGCACCGGGCTCACCCTCTACGACCTGCACGCCGGGCTCCCCGCTTCCGGCGCGGCGGCCGACGTGCCGCACCGCACCCTGGTGAGCGCCGCGGCCCTCGGCGGGTCCGTCGTGCGGCGCGCCGGCTGGACCGTCGACCGCTTCGGCGGGCACGTCGCGTACGTGGGTGCCGACGAGCGGGTCCGCGTCGTGCGCACCGGCGTTCCCGCCTCCGCGATCACGGCGATCGACTCCGTGGTGTCCGCCGGCACGTTCGACCCGACCGTGGCCGGCGCGCGCTGGGCCGGCTCGTGGTGGGTGTCCAAGCCGGCCGCCGCCTGGCAGCTGACCGTGAAGCGGGCGGACACGGGCGCGGTCGTCCGCACCGTGTCCGGTAGTGAGGGCCGCGGGCTGATCGAGGCGGCCTGGGACGGCAAGGACGGCGCCGGAAAGGCGGTGCCGGGCGGCACCTACCGATGGACGCTCACCGCCCAGCCCTCCGACGGCGTCGGCGCCCCGCTGGTCACATCGGGCGACGTCGACGTCGTGGGCGCGCTCCCGCCGCCGGCGTTCCGCGACCTGGCGGGCGCGGACCGCGTCGGTGACCTGGTCTCCCTGAGCTCGGCGGGTGCGTTCGCGTACCGGCACGGGAACGGGGCGGGCGGTCTGTCGGGTGCGACGACGGGGCACGGCTGGTCGACGTCGGCCGTGGCGGTGCCGTTCGGCGACCTGAACGGTGACCGGTGCAACGACGTGCTGGTGCGGTTGGGCTCCGAGCTGCGGGCGTACCGCCCGGGTTGCGGGAAGGCGTTGACCCCGACGACCCCGTACACGTCGCTGGGGTCGGTGTGGGCGCAGTTCAACGTGCTGACGTCGCCCGGTGATCTGACGGGTGACGGGCGTCCGGACATGGTGGCGCGGCAGGCGTCCACGGGGGACGTGTACCTGTATGCGGACGACGGGGCCGGGAAGCTGAAGGCCCGTGGGAGGATCGGTACGAACTGGAAGCTGTACCGGGCGATCTTCGGTGCGGGGGATCTGAACGGTGACGGTATCGGCGATTTGCTCGCGGTGGACGGCGCCAACTCGCTGTGGCGCTACGACGGGACCGCGACGGGCACGGTGAAGCCGCGGGCCCTTGTGTTCGCCAAGAACTGGGGCACGGGCCGCAACGTCTTCGTCGGCGTGGGTGATCTGAACCGGGACGGCAAGCCCGATCTGATCTCCCGTAACGCGGCCGGCGACCTGCTGCGCAACAACGGCAACGGCGCGGGGTCCTTCGGTTCGACCGTGAGGATCGGGACGGGCTGGCAGGGCTACAAGGGCTTGTTCTGA
- a CDS encoding class I SAM-dependent methyltransferase, with protein sequence MPARHDIAAETELWDTYAGSAFKDDAEPVFHWTQYAGHGPGPELLGDPESVLEIGCGTGRALAHLAQRGIKTTGVDLSPVMVEKTTERWGHLGVEFIRAEVLEQLRSNERTYDAIYSIFGAVWFTDPAKLLPLIAQRLNPGGTLVFSHPPAIPGAYGPQGMYKGGFAGKAMYTYRYSYTPRSWTTMLQRAGFRDVEAQILDAPEAGHIGTLLVRARA encoded by the coding sequence GTGCCCGCACGACACGACATCGCAGCGGAGACCGAACTCTGGGACACCTACGCCGGCAGCGCCTTCAAGGACGACGCCGAACCGGTATTCCACTGGACGCAGTACGCCGGGCACGGCCCAGGGCCCGAGCTGCTGGGCGACCCGGAGAGCGTGCTGGAGATCGGCTGCGGCACCGGCCGAGCGCTCGCCCACCTCGCCCAGCGCGGCATCAAGACCACCGGCGTCGACCTGTCGCCCGTCATGGTCGAGAAGACCACCGAGCGGTGGGGACACCTCGGCGTCGAGTTCATCCGCGCCGAGGTCCTCGAGCAACTCCGCAGCAACGAGCGGACGTATGACGCCATCTACTCGATCTTCGGCGCAGTCTGGTTCACCGACCCCGCAAAGCTGCTCCCGCTCATCGCCCAGCGACTCAACCCCGGCGGCACCCTGGTCTTCTCCCACCCGCCGGCCATCCCGGGCGCATACGGCCCGCAGGGCATGTACAAGGGCGGCTTCGCAGGGAAGGCCATGTACACCTACCGGTACAGCTACACGCCCCGCAGCTGGACGACCATGCTGCAGCGAGCCGGCTTCCGCGACGTCGAAGCCCAGATCCTCGACGCGCCGGAGGCCGGGCACATCGGCACCCTCCTTGTGCGCGCCCGGGCGTAG
- a CDS encoding DUF5919 domain-containing protein yields the protein MANANMTAGRLARTVGVTVKTAERWLSDPCRVPHPQTRVEVEAVLGVSADVLWPKAVRSSIETGPDREIVAAYPYRNACPTSVWASLIDGASHAITFAGYTNYFIWQEHPRLADRLKRKGEDGCKVRFIIGDPESDVTRRREEVEGVPLTVGTRIRITLDALEKIREAPGIEAKFNDDHIALSVFAFDDQMLVTPHISNLLGHESPMLHLRRLGDDGLYDRFASHVAALWETGRPVWS from the coding sequence ATGGCCAACGCGAATATGACCGCCGGACGTCTCGCCCGTACAGTCGGCGTCACGGTTAAGACGGCCGAGCGGTGGTTATCTGATCCGTGTCGGGTTCCGCATCCGCAGACCCGCGTAGAGGTCGAGGCCGTGTTGGGAGTGAGTGCTGACGTGCTGTGGCCGAAGGCCGTCCGGTCGTCCATCGAGACTGGCCCGGACCGCGAAATCGTCGCGGCCTACCCGTACCGAAACGCGTGCCCCACATCCGTGTGGGCCTCGCTCATCGACGGCGCCTCCCATGCCATCACCTTCGCCGGGTACACCAACTACTTCATTTGGCAGGAACACCCTCGTCTCGCCGACAGGTTGAAGCGCAAGGGCGAGGACGGCTGCAAGGTGCGGTTCATCATCGGCGACCCGGAGTCGGACGTGACCCGTCGGCGCGAGGAAGTCGAGGGCGTGCCGCTGACCGTGGGCACCCGCATCCGGATCACGCTCGACGCGCTGGAGAAGATCCGCGAAGCACCCGGGATAGAGGCCAAGTTCAACGACGACCACATCGCACTGTCCGTGTTCGCCTTCGATGACCAGATGCTGGTGACGCCGCACATCTCAAACCTGCTCGGGCATGAGTCACCCATGCTGCACCTACGACGCCTCGGCGATGACGGCCTGTACGACCGATTCGCTTCACACGTCGCGGCGCTCTGGGAGACCGGCCGCCCTGTCTGGTCCTGA
- a CDS encoding DUF5988 family protein — protein MASKARLEGGPDDLRGQVVPITPPGQELKIPHRGGYEHFKATTRHEDAPEGRLTVYEWWERTEVAE, from the coding sequence ATGGCTAGCAAGGCGCGCCTCGAGGGCGGGCCGGACGACCTGCGGGGGCAGGTCGTGCCGATCACCCCTCCGGGGCAGGAGCTGAAGATCCCGCACCGCGGCGGCTACGAGCACTTCAAGGCCACGACCCGCCACGAGGACGCCCCCGAGGGGCGGCTGACCGTCTACGAGTGGTGGGAACGCACCGAGGTAGCGGAGTAA
- a CDS encoding MerR family transcriptional regulator, with translation MEWSIQEIARKAGTTSRTLRHYGELGLLAPSRIGGNGYRYYDQEALVRLQRILLLRELGLGLPAIAQVLEGQRDTATALRTHLRLLEQERERIGRQIASVRTTLDRTEQGEELMAEEVFDGFDHTRYKEEVTERWGSEAYEKGDRWWRSLSEQEKRDFQDRQVAIARDFGQALRDGLAPDSDQVQDIARRHCEWLSVTATPTRSYVIGLGEMYVADPRFTATYDRHGEGTAVFVRDALRVYAERRLGDGR, from the coding sequence ATGGAGTGGTCCATCCAGGAAATCGCCAGGAAGGCCGGCACGACGAGCCGCACGCTTCGTCACTACGGGGAGCTCGGCCTCCTCGCACCGAGCCGGATCGGCGGCAACGGCTACCGCTACTACGACCAGGAAGCCCTGGTCCGGCTGCAGCGCATCCTGCTGCTGCGGGAGCTGGGCCTCGGCCTGCCCGCCATCGCGCAGGTCCTGGAAGGCCAGCGGGACACGGCCACCGCACTGCGCACGCACCTTCGGCTGCTGGAGCAGGAGCGGGAACGCATCGGGCGGCAGATCGCCTCGGTGCGGACCACTCTCGACCGGACGGAGCAAGGGGAGGAACTGATGGCGGAAGAGGTCTTCGACGGCTTCGACCACACCCGGTACAAGGAGGAGGTTACCGAGCGCTGGGGCAGCGAGGCGTACGAGAAGGGCGACCGCTGGTGGCGCTCGCTGAGCGAGCAGGAGAAGCGGGACTTCCAGGACCGCCAGGTCGCGATCGCACGTGACTTCGGGCAGGCTCTGAGGGACGGGCTCGCGCCGGACAGCGACCAGGTCCAGGACATCGCCCGGCGGCACTGCGAGTGGCTGTCGGTGACGGCCACCCCCACCAGGTCGTATGTGATCGGTCTGGGCGAGATGTACGTCGCCGACCCGCGCTTCACGGCCACCTACGACCGGCACGGTGAAGGCACCGCGGTCTTCGTCCGGGATGCGCTGAGGGTCTACGCGGAGCGCCGTCTCGGCGACGGCCGGTAA
- a CDS encoding PP2C family protein-serine/threonine phosphatase: MRHRQRGEGQGQNGGRRVVAVLPWLLIVGGVFYDLGTPDTFTAAPLFTAAPLIAAPFFSMLYTLATGVAACAAVTGMHVYSDRLQRIPAVTELLTVFTVSVLALFINRIVRRSGERLASARVVAEAAQRAVLPRPDERIDGLQVAARYEAAERGAFIGGDLYAAQKTPYGVRLIVGDVQGKGVGVVGTVAVVLGAFREAAEQEDSLAGVAQRLERALAREGAWESGFGAVEGFITAVLAEIPRDGGRIRIVNRGHPPPLLLGADGALLVLDPPERALPLGTGLGASPDRTSETSYPPGGTLLLYTDGLSEARDAHGVMYDPRRRLGGRVFSGPEELLDVVVADVRRHTGGAATDDMALLAVTREEERQPPRRGTTPVPP, encoded by the coding sequence GTGCGGCATCGACAACGCGGCGAGGGACAGGGGCAGAACGGTGGCCGTCGTGTCGTCGCGGTACTCCCGTGGCTGCTGATCGTGGGCGGGGTCTTCTACGACCTCGGAACACCGGACACGTTCACCGCGGCCCCCCTCTTCACGGCGGCGCCGCTGATCGCCGCCCCCTTCTTCTCGATGCTCTACACACTGGCCACCGGGGTGGCGGCCTGCGCGGCGGTGACCGGCATGCACGTCTACAGCGACAGGCTCCAGAGGATCCCGGCCGTCACCGAGTTGCTGACCGTGTTCACGGTCTCCGTACTGGCCCTCTTCATCAACCGGATCGTGCGCCGCAGCGGTGAGCGCCTGGCGTCGGCCCGCGTCGTCGCCGAGGCCGCGCAACGGGCCGTGCTGCCCAGGCCGGACGAGCGGATCGACGGCCTGCAGGTCGCCGCCCGGTACGAGGCGGCCGAGCGGGGCGCGTTCATCGGCGGGGACCTGTACGCGGCGCAGAAGACTCCGTACGGGGTGCGACTGATCGTGGGGGACGTGCAGGGGAAGGGCGTGGGCGTGGTCGGGACGGTCGCCGTGGTGCTGGGGGCCTTCCGGGAGGCCGCCGAGCAGGAGGACTCGCTGGCGGGGGTGGCGCAGCGGCTGGAGCGGGCGCTCGCCCGGGAGGGCGCGTGGGAATCCGGCTTCGGCGCCGTCGAGGGCTTCATCACCGCCGTGCTCGCCGAGATCCCGCGTGACGGCGGGCGGATCAGGATCGTCAACCGGGGGCACCCGCCGCCGCTGCTGCTCGGGGCGGACGGCGCACTGCTCGTGCTGGATCCGCCCGAGCGGGCGCTGCCTCTGGGGACGGGCCTCGGAGCCTCGCCGGACCGGACCTCCGAGACGTCCTATCCGCCCGGTGGCACGCTCCTCCTCTACACCGACGGCCTGTCCGAGGCACGGGACGCGCACGGCGTCATGTACGACCCGCGCCGGCGCCTGGGCGGCCGGGTCTTCTCCGGCCCGGAGGAACTGCTGGACGTGGTCGTCGCCGATGTGCGACGGCACACGGGAGGGGCGGCGACGGACGACATGGCGCTGCTCGCGGTCACCCGGGAGGAGGAGCGGCAGCCGCCGCGGCGCGGGACGACTCCGGTCCCGCCGTGA